One Peribacillus simplex NBRC 15720 = DSM 1321 genomic region harbors:
- the allD gene encoding ureidoglycolate dehydrogenase — translation MATVTIQAEEAKRLVIQQLTKVGLNEENAGKIAEVLVHADLRNVNSHGVLRTEHYVNRLQAGGINPDAQISFQKTGPVTGVVDGDDGFGHVIGDVAMDHAIEMARNNGVGMVTAVNSSHCGALSYFVQKAADAKLIGIAMSHTDKIVVPFGGKTSFLGTNPIAYGVPAKTKKPFILDMATSNVALGKILQAREEGKEIPEGWGVDENGAPVTDPNKVVSLSTFGGPKGYGLSVIVDVFSGLLAGAAFGPHIGKMYDDLDKKRKLGHYFCVINPSFFTDTDIFLEQMDQMIEELQQVEPAPGFDRVYVPGEIEQINEEKNLKQGITIASSVYEFLTK, via the coding sequence ATGGCAACAGTAACGATACAAGCCGAGGAAGCAAAACGATTAGTCATACAACAGCTGACCAAAGTGGGTTTAAATGAAGAAAATGCAGGAAAAATCGCGGAAGTATTGGTTCATGCCGATCTCAGAAATGTCAATTCCCATGGTGTTTTGCGAACAGAGCATTATGTGAACCGTTTACAGGCAGGAGGCATAAATCCCGATGCACAGATTTCCTTTCAAAAGACAGGGCCTGTTACCGGTGTAGTTGATGGAGATGATGGTTTTGGGCATGTGATTGGCGACGTGGCCATGGACCATGCAATCGAAATGGCCCGAAATAATGGCGTGGGCATGGTGACTGCTGTTAATAGCAGCCATTGCGGAGCACTAAGCTATTTCGTTCAAAAAGCTGCTGATGCAAAGTTGATTGGCATCGCGATGTCACATACCGATAAAATTGTGGTCCCGTTCGGAGGAAAAACATCATTTCTTGGTACAAACCCAATCGCTTACGGAGTTCCTGCCAAAACGAAGAAACCCTTTATTCTTGATATGGCAACATCCAATGTTGCGCTGGGGAAAATCCTCCAGGCACGCGAAGAAGGAAAGGAAATCCCTGAAGGATGGGGAGTGGATGAAAATGGAGCTCCGGTCACAGACCCGAATAAAGTCGTCTCTCTTTCCACTTTCGGAGGCCCGAAAGGCTATGGTCTATCTGTAATTGTAGATGTGTTTTCTGGATTATTGGCCGGTGCGGCATTTGGCCCGCACATTGGGAAAATGTATGACGATCTTGATAAGAAACGGAAGCTGGGACATTATTTTTGTGTAATTAATCCTTCGTTCTTTACGGATACTGATATATTTTTAGAGCAAATGGATCAAATGATCGAAGAGCTGCAACAGGTTGAACCTGCTCCAGGGTTCGATCGGGTATATGTACCAGGTGAGATTGAACAAATCAATGAAGAAAAAAACCTGAAACAAGGTATTACGATAGCATCAAGTGTTTATGAATTTCTTACAAAGTAG
- a CDS encoding urease accessory protein UreH, translating to MSLVSILSLGFLLGIKHSLEPDHVIAVATTAGNTKKLSRSTLTGVYWGIGHTCTLFLIGMLFIWMKGEIPESLSMTLEFGVGIMLVMLGAKNLFKNRHNITNDKVRFRPFVVSALIGFVHGLAGSAAMVILTMSTVTGIGEGSIYIIIFGAGTIIGMLCFTTLLGIPFALNGKDIVLNRIFIKLAGAISFAFGLYYIYKLGVAEGLFALWAN from the coding sequence CGTTAGAGCCGGATCACGTTATTGCAGTAGCAACCACGGCAGGAAATACGAAAAAATTATCGCGTTCCACTCTGACGGGGGTGTATTGGGGAATAGGCCATACATGTACGCTGTTTCTTATAGGGATGCTGTTCATTTGGATGAAAGGGGAAATTCCGGAGTCGTTAAGCATGACGCTGGAATTTGGCGTTGGTATTATGCTTGTTATGCTAGGGGCGAAAAATTTGTTTAAAAATCGCCATAATATCACGAACGATAAAGTTCGATTTCGTCCTTTTGTGGTGTCTGCTTTAATTGGGTTCGTCCATGGTCTCGCGGGCAGTGCCGCAATGGTCATCCTAACGATGTCGACCGTAACCGGTATAGGCGAAGGATCCATTTATATTATTATATTTGGCGCAGGGACTATTATTGGCATGTTGTGCTTTACAACTTTACTAGGCATACCGTTTGCTTTGAATGGAAAAGACATCGTTTTAAACCGAATATTCATCAAACTGGCAGGAGCTATAAGTTTTGCATTCGGACTTTATTATATATACAAATTGGGTGTAGCAGAAGGCTTGTTTGCGCTCTGGGCTAATTGA
- a CDS encoding sugar kinase, producing the protein MSSKYGVLTLGDAMITLNPEETGPLRFVTRFERKVGGAELNFAIGCARLGMRAKWISRLGKDEFGKVIYNFARGEGVDMSDVAYVNGYPTSLNFKEIREDGSGKTFYYRYQSPILTLLPGDITEKMFEEIDIVHLTGVFLAIDPKNVDIAKRVMEIAKQKNIPVSFDPNIRLKLWSIEEARSVYYNIFPYVDILLTGLDEIRLIIGTDSKELLAEFAKVNDIEQLVIKDGKHGSKLYTKNEWHEKEAFPVIPVDTVGAGDGYDAGYIYGYLHGLSIDERLTFANGVGALVTTVAGDNEGLPYLDEVKPFIQNEAVIER; encoded by the coding sequence TTGTCATCAAAATATGGTGTTTTAACGCTGGGCGACGCCATGATTACGCTAAATCCCGAAGAGACAGGACCTTTAAGATTCGTTACCCGTTTTGAGCGAAAGGTAGGAGGCGCTGAACTGAATTTTGCGATTGGCTGTGCAAGGCTTGGCATGCGGGCAAAATGGATAAGCCGTTTAGGCAAGGACGAGTTCGGTAAAGTTATATATAATTTCGCTCGTGGGGAAGGCGTGGACATGAGTGATGTTGCCTATGTAAATGGATATCCAACATCTCTTAACTTTAAAGAAATTCGGGAAGATGGTTCCGGAAAGACATTTTATTACCGCTACCAATCTCCTATTTTAACTTTATTGCCGGGAGATATAACAGAGAAGATGTTTGAAGAGATTGATATAGTCCACCTTACTGGAGTATTTTTGGCTATAGATCCCAAAAATGTGGATATTGCCAAGAGGGTAATGGAGATTGCAAAACAAAAAAATATACCTGTTTCTTTTGATCCGAATATCCGCTTAAAGCTATGGTCCATCGAGGAAGCTAGATCAGTTTATTATAATATTTTTCCATATGTTGATATTTTGCTTACAGGTTTAGATGAAATAAGATTGATCATCGGAACTGACTCTAAAGAATTATTGGCGGAATTCGCAAAGGTGAATGATATTGAACAGCTTGTCATCAAGGACGGGAAACATGGTTCAAAACTATATACCAAAAATGAATGGCATGAAAAAGAAGCCTTCCCTGTTATACCTGTAGATACTGTTGGTGCGGGAGATGGTTATGATGCCGGTTATATTTACGGATATCTTCATGGCTTATCAATTGATGAAAGATTGACATTCGCAAATGGTGTAGGAGCTCTTGTCACCACTGTTGCAGGGGACAATGAAGGATTACCATATTTGGATGAAGTAAAGCCTTTCATACAGAATGAGGCTGTTATAGAAAGATAG
- a CDS encoding zinc-binding alcohol dehydrogenase family protein, with the protein MKAVQVRKAHELIIQEVEKPRISNSTDVLVKVKRVGICGSDMHIYHGTNPLATLPRVVGHEVAGEVVEIGQGVANIKVGDHVVVEPISYCGECYACRKGRQNVCEKLSVFGVHEDGGMREWFVLPEKQLHVVDSALAWEEIVLAEPYTIGAQAVWRGEVEEGETVLIQGAGPIGICILKMAKLQGASVMITDLSYERLEFAKESGADIIVHAGKEDVQKRVEEWTNGEGANVVIDAVCLPTTFELSFDVVSTAGRIVVLGFDERPSSVSQLPITKKEVSVKGSRLQTDQFPKVVKLLNEGKLRHEGLVTHTFSLDDIQEAFNFVENHPEQVRKAIIVFN; encoded by the coding sequence ATGAAAGCGGTTCAAGTACGGAAAGCTCATGAACTTATCATTCAAGAAGTGGAAAAACCCCGGATTTCGAATTCGACGGATGTCCTTGTAAAAGTAAAAAGAGTCGGAATTTGTGGATCGGATATGCATATTTACCATGGTACTAATCCTCTTGCAACGCTGCCGCGGGTCGTTGGGCATGAAGTAGCAGGAGAAGTTGTGGAGATAGGTCAAGGTGTTGCCAACATAAAAGTGGGGGACCACGTTGTTGTTGAGCCTATCAGTTATTGCGGAGAGTGTTACGCTTGCCGTAAAGGTCGCCAAAATGTTTGTGAAAAACTTTCCGTTTTTGGCGTGCATGAAGATGGTGGGATGAGGGAATGGTTCGTCCTTCCCGAGAAACAATTACATGTTGTGGATTCCGCTTTAGCCTGGGAAGAAATAGTATTGGCTGAGCCATACACAATTGGCGCACAGGCCGTTTGGAGAGGCGAAGTGGAGGAAGGGGAAACCGTTCTTATCCAGGGAGCTGGGCCTATTGGAATTTGCATATTAAAGATGGCAAAGCTTCAAGGAGCATCAGTGATGATCACGGATTTAAGTTATGAGCGTTTGGAATTCGCTAAAGAAAGCGGCGCCGATATCATCGTCCATGCGGGAAAAGAAGATGTTCAAAAACGAGTAGAAGAATGGACGAATGGCGAAGGTGCCAACGTCGTCATTGATGCAGTATGCTTGCCGACGACATTTGAATTGTCCTTTGATGTTGTGTCAACGGCGGGGCGGATTGTGGTACTCGGTTTTGATGAACGTCCTTCATCGGTTTCCCAGCTACCAATCACTAAAAAGGAAGTATCTGTGAAAGGATCTAGATTGCAAACCGACCAGTTTCCAAAAGTGGTTAAACTTTTGAATGAAGGCAAACTCAGACATGAAGGTTTAGTTACCCATACATTTTCGCTCGATGATATCCAGGAAGCATTTAATTTTGTTGAAAATCATCCCGAACAAGTTCGAAAAGCGATCATCGTTTTTAATTAA
- a CDS encoding DMT family transporter, which produces MSFLRIYILLTGIMITWGLNVSVIKILVANTQPVTITSLRIFTASLIVIIILFFFGLIRLPKKSELFYVFGGAFLSVVFHHYFLAEGLTKTSASNAGLILGMGPILTVILTMIFFRKKPTLIRLLGFICGALGVSFTVMAGSGGLHSINLGDVDILLSILSQALSFILINKASKTMDPRLLTGYMMLIGSFILFAISLWKEPEGLSSLATAPPSIWGAFLFSAIFATALGHMSYNYAIGKVGAAESSIFLNLNTLFSLLGAAFFLNEAIVPAHFIGLIFIVSGVLLGSGAIEIWILQRRNKRISA; this is translated from the coding sequence ATGAGTTTTTTGAGAATATACATCTTACTTACCGGAATAATGATCACATGGGGGTTAAATGTCTCAGTTATTAAAATTTTAGTTGCGAATACGCAGCCCGTAACAATAACTTCTTTGAGAATTTTTACTGCATCCCTTATAGTCATTATTATCCTTTTCTTCTTTGGATTAATACGTCTTCCTAAAAAAAGTGAACTTTTTTACGTTTTTGGAGGAGCATTTTTGAGTGTCGTTTTTCATCATTATTTTTTAGCTGAGGGATTGACGAAGACTTCCGCCTCGAATGCTGGACTGATTTTGGGCATGGGGCCAATATTGACGGTCATCTTGACCATGATATTCTTTCGTAAAAAACCCACTTTAATCCGGCTTCTTGGCTTTATATGCGGTGCTTTAGGTGTGAGTTTTACCGTTATGGCAGGAAGTGGAGGACTTCATTCTATTAATCTGGGAGATGTGGATATTTTACTTTCCATTCTTTCACAGGCATTGAGCTTCATACTCATTAATAAAGCCTCAAAAACAATGGATCCACGATTACTAACCGGCTACATGATGCTTATCGGGTCTTTTATTCTTTTTGCCATCAGCTTATGGAAGGAACCAGAGGGCTTATCTTCGCTGGCAACAGCACCGCCATCCATCTGGGGAGCTTTCTTATTCTCCGCTATTTTTGCCACTGCCCTGGGGCACATGAGCTATAATTATGCCATTGGTAAGGTAGGCGCAGCTGAATCATCCATATTTCTTAACTTAAACACCTTATTCTCTTTGTTAGGGGCAGCATTTTTCCTTAATGAAGCCATCGTGCCTGCACATTTCATTGGACTTATCTTCATTGTTTCAGGAGTATTGCTTGGCTCGGGTGCAATTGAAATATGGATTCTCCAAAGGAGAAATAAACGTATATCTGCCTAG
- a CDS encoding bifunctional 2-keto-4-hydroxyglutarate aldolase/2-keto-3-deoxy-6-phosphogluconate aldolase, whose protein sequence is MDKHSIIHQITETKVVAVIRGQDAKEAAQLSKAAVEGGVRAIELTYTTPGIEEAFKELQNTDALLGAGSVLDSETARHAILAGANFIVSPYFVNDVAELCNRYGIPYMPGCMTIREMATALEAGCDVLKLFPANHFEPSFIKSVNGPLPNVRIMPTGGINLDNMKDWLNGGAVAIGIGSDLNKAYQNGGYEAAVELSRKYMQKIAE, encoded by the coding sequence ATGGATAAACATTCAATCATACATCAAATAACGGAAACGAAAGTTGTTGCAGTTATCCGGGGACAGGATGCAAAGGAGGCGGCACAACTGTCTAAAGCAGCTGTGGAAGGTGGTGTTCGGGCAATCGAATTGACGTATACAACACCGGGAATTGAAGAAGCTTTCAAAGAACTGCAAAATACGGATGCACTTTTAGGAGCAGGATCGGTACTTGATTCTGAAACGGCACGACATGCGATTTTAGCTGGCGCCAATTTCATCGTCAGTCCCTATTTTGTCAATGACGTAGCAGAACTCTGTAATCGATACGGCATTCCCTATATGCCTGGATGCATGACAATTAGAGAAATGGCTACGGCATTGGAAGCGGGCTGTGATGTTTTAAAGTTATTTCCGGCAAACCATTTCGAACCTTCTTTCATCAAGTCAGTTAATGGTCCACTGCCCAATGTAAGGATCATGCCAACCGGCGGAATTAATTTGGATAACATGAAGGACTGGCTTAATGGAGGCGCGGTAGCAATCGGGATCGGCAGTGACTTGAACAAAGCCTATCAGAATGGCGGCTATGAGGCCGCAGTGGAGTTAAGCAGAAAATACATGCAGAAAATTGCGGAATGA